A section of the Serratia liquefaciens ATCC 27592 genome encodes:
- the actP gene encoding cation/acetate symporter ActP has protein sequence MKRLLSAAALMMLPGLVFADAIGGEVKRQPLNIQAIVMFILFVGATLYITYWASKRTRSRQDYYTAGGKITGLQNGLAIAGDFMSAASFLGISALVYTSGYDGLIYSIGFLIGWPIILFLIAERLRNLGRYTFADVASYRLKQKPIRTLSACGSLVVVALYLIAQMVGAGKLIQLLFGLNYHVAVILVGILMVLYVLFGGMLATTWVQIIKAVLLLAGASFMALMVMKSVNFDFNTLFAEAVKVHPKGLAIMSPGGLVSDPISALSLGLALMFGTAGLPHILMRFFTVSDAKEARKSVFYATGFIGYFYILTFIIGFGAILLVSPNPAFKDATGALLGGTNMAAVHLANAVGGNFFLGFISAVAFATILAVVAGLTLAGASAVSHDLYASVIKNGKATERDELRVSKITVVILGIVAIALGILFEKQNIAFMVGLAFSIAASCNFPIIILSMYWSRLTTRGAMIGGWLGLLTAVILMILGPTIWVQILGHEKPIYPYEYPALFSMIVAFVGTWLFSVTDTSLAGQQERERFRSQFVRSQTGLGISQGSSH, from the coding sequence ATGAAGCGTTTACTGTCCGCCGCCGCTCTGATGATGCTACCGGGTCTGGTCTTTGCCGATGCCATTGGCGGTGAAGTGAAGCGCCAACCGTTGAACATTCAGGCCATCGTCATGTTCATCCTGTTTGTCGGCGCCACGCTGTATATCACCTATTGGGCCTCAAAACGTACTCGTTCACGTCAGGACTATTACACCGCCGGCGGGAAAATTACCGGTCTCCAGAACGGTCTGGCGATTGCCGGCGACTTTATGTCAGCGGCCTCTTTCCTGGGTATTTCTGCCCTGGTGTACACCTCCGGCTATGACGGACTGATTTACTCCATCGGTTTCCTGATCGGTTGGCCGATCATTTTGTTCCTGATTGCAGAACGCCTGCGTAACCTGGGCCGTTACACCTTTGCCGACGTGGCTTCCTACCGGTTAAAACAAAAGCCAATCCGTACGCTCTCCGCCTGTGGCTCTCTGGTGGTGGTCGCACTGTATCTGATTGCCCAAATGGTCGGTGCCGGCAAGCTGATTCAGCTGCTGTTCGGCCTCAATTACCACGTGGCGGTCATTCTGGTCGGTATTCTGATGGTGCTGTACGTCTTGTTCGGTGGGATGTTGGCCACCACCTGGGTGCAGATTATCAAGGCGGTGCTGTTACTGGCCGGTGCCAGCTTTATGGCGTTGATGGTGATGAAATCGGTCAATTTCGACTTCAACACCCTGTTTGCCGAAGCCGTGAAGGTGCATCCAAAAGGCCTCGCCATCATGAGCCCAGGCGGTTTGGTCTCCGACCCTATTTCTGCGTTGTCTCTGGGGTTGGCACTGATGTTCGGTACCGCCGGTCTGCCACATATTCTGATGCGTTTCTTTACCGTGAGCGACGCTAAAGAGGCCCGCAAGAGCGTGTTCTACGCCACAGGTTTTATCGGTTACTTCTATATCCTGACCTTTATTATCGGCTTCGGCGCCATCTTGTTGGTCAGCCCTAACCCGGCGTTCAAAGATGCCACCGGGGCGCTGCTGGGCGGTACCAATATGGCGGCGGTGCATTTAGCCAACGCCGTGGGCGGCAACTTCTTCCTCGGCTTTATCTCTGCTGTCGCCTTTGCCACCATTTTGGCCGTAGTCGCAGGCCTGACGTTGGCGGGTGCTTCAGCGGTATCTCACGATTTGTACGCCAGCGTGATTAAGAATGGCAAAGCGACTGAGCGTGACGAACTACGGGTCTCCAAGATTACCGTGGTGATCCTGGGTATCGTGGCGATAGCTCTGGGGATTTTGTTTGAGAAACAGAATATCGCCTTTATGGTCGGCTTGGCTTTCTCTATCGCTGCCAGCTGTAACTTCCCGATTATTATTCTTTCGATGTATTGGTCACGTCTGACAACCCGTGGTGCCATGATCGGCGGCTGGTTAGGTCTGCTCACTGCGGTGATCCTGATGATCCTCGGCCCGACGATTTGGGTGCAGATTTTGGGGCACGAGAAACCCATCTATCCGTATGAATATCCGGCGCTGTTCTCGATGATTGTCGCGTTCGTTGGCACCTGGCTATTCTCGGTTACCGACACCTCTTTGGCAGGGCAACAAGAGCGTGAGCGCTTCCGTTCTCAATTTGTACGTTCACAAACTGGGCTGGGGATCTCCCAGGGCAGTTCGCACTAA
- the hemG gene encoding menaquinone-dependent protoporphyrinogen IX dehydrogenase has translation MKALILYSSRDGQTRSIASYIANKLQDTLRCDVIDLLQADNIDLTQYQQVLIGASVRYGHFHPTLGKFVKRHAEQLNRMPSAFFSVNLTARKADKRSPQTNAYTRKFLLASPWQPKQCAVFAGALRYPRYRWLDRVMIQLIMRMTGGETDSSKEVEYTDWQQVERFAQEFGHIQYEK, from the coding sequence GTGAAGGCACTGATTCTTTATTCTAGCCGTGATGGGCAAACACGTTCTATCGCCTCTTATATAGCAAACAAACTGCAGGATACGCTGCGCTGCGATGTGATCGATTTGCTGCAGGCGGATAATATTGACCTCACGCAGTATCAGCAGGTATTGATTGGCGCATCGGTGCGTTATGGTCATTTCCATCCGACATTGGGAAAGTTCGTCAAACGCCACGCTGAACAATTGAACCGGATGCCGAGCGCATTCTTTAGCGTCAACCTGACCGCCCGTAAAGCGGACAAACGTTCCCCGCAGACCAATGCTTATACCCGTAAGTTCCTGCTGGCGTCGCCTTGGCAGCCAAAACAGTGCGCCGTGTTTGCCGGCGCACTGCGTTATCCACGTTATCGCTGGCTCGATCGCGTAATGATTCAACTTATTATGCGTATGACCGGGGGCGAAACAGACAGCAGTAAAGAAGTGGAATACACCGATTGGCAGCAAGTGGAACGTTTTGCCCAAGAGTTTGGCCATATTCAGTATGAAAAGTGA
- a CDS encoding DUF485 domain-containing protein, which yields MNDTIYQGIEENPRFIELVRKRSRFAWLLSLITLALYVGFILLIAFDPQWLGTPIAAGSTITRGIPVGVGLIVISFVLTGIYVFRANGEFDRLTAEILREVKK from the coding sequence ATGAATGACACCATTTATCAAGGGATTGAGGAAAACCCGCGCTTTATCGAGCTGGTGCGAAAACGCAGCCGATTTGCCTGGCTGCTGTCGCTGATTACGCTGGCGCTCTACGTTGGCTTTATTTTATTGATCGCCTTCGATCCTCAGTGGTTGGGCACCCCGATCGCCGCAGGATCGACCATCACTCGCGGGATCCCGGTAGGCGTTGGCCTGATCGTGATCTCTTTTGTGCTCACCGGGATCTACGTATTCCGCGCCAACGGCGAATTCGATCGCCTGACTGCAGAAATCCTGCGTGAGGTGAAGAAATGA
- a CDS encoding DUF2238 domain-containing protein, whose translation MSLLSARYLLPTAALLLIALLIYSGVNPYDRVTWLMEVMPVVVALIVLWLTRRRYPLTPLLYQLIFLHALILIFGGMYSYARVPAGFYVQEWLGLGRNPYDKLGHFFQGLVPALVAREILLRGGYVRGRKMLGFVVCCIALAISAVYELIEWWAALALGQGADEFLGTQGDPWDTQSDMFCALLGAAWGLLLFGRRQDRQLAGLSAK comes from the coding sequence ATGTCCCTCTTGTCTGCCCGTTATTTATTACCCACCGCCGCGTTGTTGCTGATTGCATTGCTGATTTACAGCGGTGTTAACCCTTATGATCGAGTGACCTGGCTGATGGAAGTCATGCCGGTTGTGGTAGCGCTGATAGTATTGTGGCTGACCCGGCGTCGTTATCCGCTCACTCCATTGTTGTATCAGCTGATTTTTCTCCACGCGTTAATTTTGATTTTTGGTGGCATGTATAGCTATGCGCGCGTGCCTGCCGGGTTTTATGTGCAGGAATGGCTGGGGTTGGGGCGTAACCCGTACGACAAGCTCGGGCACTTTTTCCAGGGGCTGGTTCCAGCGCTGGTGGCGCGGGAAATCCTGCTGCGTGGGGGCTATGTCCGAGGCCGGAAAATGTTGGGTTTCGTAGTGTGCTGCATTGCGCTGGCCATCAGTGCTGTTTATGAACTGATCGAATGGTGGGCCGCATTGGCGTTGGGACAAGGCGCCGATGAGTTTCTGGGAACACAGGGCGACCCATGGGATACCCAGTCTGACATGTTCTGTGCCCTGTTGGGGGCGGCATGGGGACTGTTGCTGTTCGGCCGTCGACAGGATCGGCAACTTGCTGGTTTAAGCGCGAAATAG
- a CDS encoding fimbrial protein, whose product MTTKRLPISGKMSALSMAVVLLLNSAIMTAAKAAQTGDSKRVNFHGTLKKKPCHIANDQNIDVYFEKVGVKRVDGQRYMQPVPYTLSCDEVDPSWMLMLSVRGIPTGFEDTALQTNANGLGIRILQDGKQMQINKPIAISYGSPPMLQAVPVQQSGVKLSEQTFSATATLMAEYQ is encoded by the coding sequence ATGACAACCAAACGATTACCGATTAGCGGCAAAATGTCCGCACTTTCTATGGCGGTGGTACTCCTCTTGAACAGCGCGATTATGACCGCGGCGAAGGCGGCCCAAACAGGCGACAGTAAACGAGTGAACTTTCACGGCACATTAAAGAAGAAGCCTTGCCATATCGCCAACGATCAGAACATTGACGTGTACTTCGAAAAAGTAGGGGTCAAGCGGGTGGATGGCCAACGCTATATGCAGCCGGTGCCCTATACCCTGAGCTGCGATGAGGTTGATCCATCCTGGATGTTAATGCTGTCAGTGCGGGGGATACCCACGGGGTTTGAGGACACCGCGCTGCAGACCAATGCGAATGGGCTGGGGATCCGTATCTTACAGGACGGCAAACAGATGCAGATTAATAAACCGATTGCCATTAGCTACGGCAGCCCGCCGATGCTGCAGGCAGTACCGGTACAGCAGAGTGGGGTGAAGTTGTCGGAGCAGACTTTCAGCGCTACGGCCACCCTGATGGCGGAGTATCAGTGA
- a CDS encoding sulfite exporter TauE/SafE family protein, which yields MQETLTLSSYLVLAATLLVAYVIFGIAGFGSALVASPVMALYIPVAKIVPLLALLDMCAAIVNVSRDGRNAQWAELKRLIPVMIIGSLVGAAILLKTRPDILLLALGIFVVLYALYSLSGLKPDRHFSPKASVPFGLVGGIFSALFGSGGFIYAIYLSGRIEKKEAFRMTQTTLIGMSTLTRVVIFTFAGVYLDIDLLLLALVLLPGMLVGITLGRHFTLKMSREQFMKLINVILLASGTVLMVKYFS from the coding sequence ATGCAAGAAACCTTAACGCTCTCAAGCTATCTGGTACTGGCCGCCACCTTGCTGGTGGCCTATGTCATTTTCGGCATTGCCGGTTTTGGCTCGGCGTTGGTCGCCAGTCCGGTGATGGCGCTTTATATTCCGGTAGCGAAAATTGTTCCTTTGCTGGCGCTGCTGGACATGTGCGCGGCCATTGTTAACGTCAGCCGTGATGGTCGCAATGCACAATGGGCAGAATTAAAACGGCTGATCCCGGTGATGATTATCGGCAGCCTTGTGGGCGCGGCGATCCTGCTGAAAACCCGGCCGGATATTCTCTTGTTGGCGTTGGGTATTTTTGTGGTGCTCTATGCTCTCTATTCGCTCAGCGGTTTAAAACCCGATCGGCACTTTTCGCCCAAGGCTTCGGTGCCTTTTGGCCTGGTGGGCGGGATTTTCAGCGCATTATTCGGCAGCGGCGGCTTTATCTATGCCATCTATCTCAGCGGTCGTATTGAGAAGAAAGAGGCTTTCCGGATGACTCAAACCACACTTATCGGCATGAGTACGCTGACGCGGGTGGTTATTTTCACCTTTGCCGGTGTTTATCTGGACATTGATTTATTGCTACTGGCATTGGTGCTGCTGCCGGGGATGTTGGTGGGGATTACCCTGGGGCGTCATTTCACTTTGAAAATGTCACGTGAGCAATTCATGAAGCTAATCAATGTGATTTTGTTAGCCTCGGGTACCGTGCTGATGGTTAAGTACTTCAGTTGA
- the trkH gene encoding Trk system potassium transporter TrkH: MHFRAITRIVGLLVILFSGTMFIPGLVALIYRDGAGRAFSQTFFVAVTIGLMLWWPNRKQKHELKPREGFLIVVLFWTVLGSVGALPFLFSERPNLSLTDAFFESFSGLTTTGATTLVGLDSLPKAILFYRQMLQWMGGMGIIVLAVAILPILGVGGMQLYRAEMPGPLKDNKMRPRIAETAKTLWLIYVLLTIACALALWGAGMSMFDAIGHSFSTIAIGGFSTHDASIGYYASPTINTIIAIFLLISGCNYGLHFALLSGRSLKVYWRDPEFRMFIAVQLTLVVVCTGVLWGHGVYKTGMETLNQAFFQVVSMATTAGFTTDSISKWPLFLPMLLLCSAFIGGCAGSTGGGLKVIRILLLYLQGSRELKRLVHPNAVYTIKLGNRALPERILEAVWGFFSAYALVFIVSMLAIIATGVDDFSAFAAVTATLNNLGPGLGVVADNFTTMPAPAKWILVLTMLFGRLEVFTLLVLFTPTFWRE; this comes from the coding sequence ATGCATTTTCGCGCTATTACCCGTATCGTGGGTTTGTTGGTCATCCTGTTCTCCGGGACGATGTTTATTCCTGGTCTGGTGGCATTGATATACCGCGATGGGGCAGGGCGGGCGTTCAGCCAGACCTTCTTTGTGGCGGTGACCATTGGCCTGATGCTGTGGTGGCCTAACCGTAAACAAAAGCACGAGTTGAAGCCGCGGGAAGGCTTTTTGATCGTGGTGCTGTTCTGGACGGTGCTGGGCAGCGTCGGGGCATTGCCGTTTTTATTTTCGGAGCGGCCTAACCTGTCGCTGACCGATGCCTTCTTCGAGTCGTTTTCCGGTTTGACCACCACGGGGGCGACAACCTTGGTGGGGTTGGACTCGTTACCCAAAGCCATCTTGTTCTATCGGCAGATGCTGCAATGGATGGGCGGGATGGGGATCATTGTGTTGGCCGTAGCGATACTGCCGATCCTCGGTGTCGGGGGGATGCAGTTGTACCGGGCAGAAATGCCGGGTCCACTGAAAGATAACAAAATGCGTCCGCGCATTGCCGAAACGGCTAAAACCCTGTGGCTGATTTATGTTCTGCTGACCATTGCCTGCGCGTTGGCGCTCTGGGGGGCAGGCATGTCGATGTTCGACGCCATAGGACACAGCTTCTCGACCATCGCCATTGGCGGCTTCTCTACCCACGATGCCAGCATCGGTTACTACGCCAGTCCCACCATCAACACCATTATTGCTATTTTCCTGCTGATCTCCGGTTGTAACTACGGCCTGCACTTTGCCTTGTTGAGCGGGCGCAGCCTGAAAGTGTACTGGCGTGATCCTGAGTTTCGCATGTTTATCGCCGTCCAGTTGACGCTGGTGGTGGTCTGCACTGGCGTACTCTGGGGGCATGGTGTTTACAAAACCGGTATGGAAACGCTCAATCAGGCATTCTTCCAGGTGGTGTCGATGGCGACGACGGCGGGCTTTACTACCGACAGCATTTCCAAATGGCCGTTATTCTTGCCGATGTTGCTGCTTTGCTCTGCCTTTATCGGTGGCTGTGCCGGTTCGACGGGGGGCGGCCTGAAAGTGATCCGTATTCTGTTGCTCTATTTGCAGGGCTCGCGTGAGCTAAAAAGGCTGGTGCACCCTAACGCGGTTTACACGATAAAATTGGGTAACCGCGCACTGCCGGAACGGATCCTGGAGGCGGTATGGGGATTCTTCTCGGCTTATGCGTTGGTCTTTATCGTCAGCATGCTGGCCATTATCGCAACCGGTGTGGATGATTTCTCTGCCTTCGCTGCTGTGACGGCGACGCTGAACAACCTGGGGCCGGGGTTGGGGGTGGTGGCGGATAACTTTACTACCATGCCTGCACCGGCAAAGTGGATCCTGGTTCTGACGATGCTGTTCGGTCGCCTTGAGGTCTTTACACTGCTGGTTCTGTTTACGCCGACGTTCTGGCGCGAATGA
- a CDS encoding fimbrial protein — MNKQAMWERIWSAECLSKCTRALHLTLGGALLVACGLFFSPPTLAKMDATDVKINITGTVVANGRCNFAGGSPITVEYGDVFISEIVGDKYRQPLNYNISCSGDAGGKTIQLQLDGSGADFDGTLLSTNAKGLGIKLLRDNNPMVPGRWYDLNPSSPPKLEGVLVKQGGAEFNNGQEFSASATLKVAYN, encoded by the coding sequence ATGAATAAACAGGCAATGTGGGAGAGGATATGGTCGGCTGAATGCCTGTCCAAATGCACCCGAGCCTTGCACCTGACCTTGGGGGGAGCGCTGCTGGTAGCCTGCGGTCTGTTTTTCTCCCCGCCGACGTTGGCCAAAATGGATGCGACCGACGTCAAAATCAATATCACCGGAACCGTGGTCGCCAATGGCCGCTGTAATTTCGCGGGTGGCAGCCCGATAACTGTGGAATACGGCGATGTATTTATCAGCGAAATTGTCGGCGACAAATATCGCCAACCATTGAATTACAACATCTCTTGTTCCGGAGATGCCGGTGGTAAAACCATCCAATTGCAACTGGACGGCTCCGGTGCGGATTTTGACGGCACCTTGTTAAGTACCAATGCGAAAGGCTTGGGTATCAAACTGCTACGGGACAACAACCCGATGGTGCCGGGACGTTGGTATGACCTTAACCCCTCTTCACCACCAAAGCTGGAAGGGGTTCTGGTGAAGCAAGGTGGTGCCGAATTTAATAACGGCCAGGAGTTCAGTGCCTCTGCCACCCTCAAGGTAGCTTACAACTAA
- the actS gene encoding amidase activator ActS, with protein MGSTFAVWRLIAVCIVCLGLMGCGSGKKSNTYDRDYDSLARGSYSGSTYTVKRGDTLFYIAWITNSEVSELARRNKIPKPYNLEIGQKLALNNTTAQKGKTRKTKSTGQLAAVAPPIRSSIKCWRWPTQGNIVSKYSTADGGNKGIDIAGNRGQPVFAAAKGRVVYVGNQLRGYGNLIMIKHNDEYISAYAHNNTLLVRNAQEVKAGQKIATMGSTGTDKVMLHFQIRYRATALDPLRFLPPQGSAPSC; from the coding sequence ATGGGAAGCACATTCGCTGTATGGCGGCTGATTGCCGTGTGCATAGTCTGTCTTGGGTTGATGGGCTGTGGTTCAGGGAAAAAGTCCAACACCTATGACCGCGATTACGATAGCCTGGCCAGAGGCAGCTATAGCGGCAGCACCTATACCGTTAAACGCGGTGATACTTTGTTCTATATTGCCTGGATCACTAATAGCGAAGTCAGCGAGCTGGCGCGACGCAACAAGATCCCCAAACCTTACAATCTCGAGATTGGCCAAAAGCTGGCGTTGAATAATACGACGGCGCAGAAAGGTAAAACGCGTAAAACGAAATCGACAGGCCAACTTGCAGCAGTTGCGCCACCGATCCGCAGCAGCATCAAATGCTGGCGTTGGCCAACGCAGGGCAATATCGTCAGCAAGTACTCTACCGCCGACGGTGGCAATAAAGGCATTGATATCGCCGGTAACCGCGGGCAGCCGGTATTTGCCGCAGCCAAAGGGCGAGTGGTGTACGTGGGGAACCAGCTGCGGGGCTACGGCAACCTGATTATGATCAAACACAATGACGAGTACATCAGCGCCTACGCGCATAACAACACCCTGCTGGTGCGCAACGCGCAAGAAGTGAAAGCCGGGCAGAAAATCGCCACCATGGGCAGCACAGGTACCGATAAGGTCATGCTGCACTTCCAAATACGCTATCGCGCTACCGCTCTGGATCCGCTGCGCTTCTTGCCACCGCAAGGTTCCGCACCTTCCTGTTAA
- the gltP gene encoding glutamate/aspartate:proton symporter GltP, translating to MKSVKISLAWQILIALALGIIVGAVLHNQTESREWLVSNILSPAGDIFIRLIKMIVVPIVISTLVVGIAGVGDAKKLGQLGLKTIIYFEVITTIAIVVGLTLANVFQPGHGIDMSTLTAVDISQYEKTTEQVQTGSHSLVATILSLIPSNIFASMAKGDMLPIIFFSVLFGLGLSSLPKETKEPLLKVFKAVSESMFKVTHMIMRYAPIGVFGLISVTVANFGFASLLPLAKLVALVYFAIAFFALVVLGAVARICNLRIWTLIRILKDELILAFSTASSETVLPRIIEKMEAYGAPKAITSFVVPTGYSFNLDGSTLYQSIAAIFIAQLYGIELSLGQEIVLVVTLMLTSKGIAGVPGVSFVVLLATLGSVGIPLEGLAFIAGVDRILDMARTALNVVGNALAVLVVAKWEHQFDSKKARAYEQAFLSGKVKQVNES from the coding sequence ATGAAAAGTGTAAAAATCAGTCTTGCGTGGCAGATTCTTATTGCGTTAGCGCTGGGTATTATCGTTGGAGCGGTGCTTCATAATCAGACAGAATCAAGAGAGTGGTTAGTCAGTAATATTCTTAGTCCGGCGGGAGATATATTCATTCGCCTGATTAAGATGATTGTCGTGCCGATCGTTATATCTACACTGGTTGTCGGTATCGCCGGGGTAGGGGATGCGAAGAAGTTGGGTCAGCTCGGATTGAAAACCATTATTTACTTCGAAGTGATCACCACTATCGCCATCGTGGTGGGGCTGACGCTAGCTAATGTTTTTCAACCCGGTCACGGCATCGACATGTCGACGCTGACCGCGGTCGATATCTCGCAGTATGAAAAAACCACGGAGCAAGTACAAACGGGCTCGCATAGCCTGGTTGCCACTATCCTGTCGCTGATCCCGTCGAACATCTTCGCTTCGATGGCGAAGGGTGACATGCTGCCGATTATCTTCTTCTCGGTACTCTTTGGTCTTGGCCTGTCGTCATTGCCGAAAGAAACCAAAGAGCCTTTGTTGAAGGTGTTTAAAGCCGTTTCCGAAAGCATGTTCAAAGTCACTCATATGATCATGCGCTATGCACCGATCGGGGTATTTGGTCTGATTTCAGTGACGGTCGCCAACTTTGGCTTCGCCTCGTTGTTGCCTTTGGCCAAATTGGTGGCGCTGGTTTACTTCGCGATCGCCTTTTTCGCTTTGGTGGTGCTGGGTGCCGTTGCCCGCATCTGCAATCTGCGTATATGGACGTTGATTCGTATTTTGAAGGATGAACTGATCCTGGCCTTCTCCACAGCCAGTTCAGAAACGGTACTGCCGCGCATCATTGAAAAAATGGAAGCCTACGGCGCACCGAAGGCGATCACCAGTTTTGTGGTGCCGACGGGTTATTCCTTTAATCTGGACGGCTCGACGCTGTATCAGAGCATCGCCGCCATCTTTATTGCGCAGTTGTACGGTATTGAGCTGTCTCTGGGGCAGGAGATTGTCCTGGTGGTGACGCTGATGCTGACCTCTAAGGGCATTGCCGGCGTGCCGGGCGTTTCCTTTGTGGTGCTGTTGGCGACGCTGGGCAGCGTCGGGATCCCGTTGGAAGGTCTGGCGTTTATCGCCGGGGTTGACCGTATTCTGGATATGGCGCGTACCGCGCTGAACGTGGTGGGTAATGCGTTAGCGGTATTGGTGGTTGCGAAATGGGAGCACCAGTTCGACAGCAAAAAGGCGCGGGCTTACGAACAAGCGTTCTTGTCCGGCAAGGTAAAGCAGGTCAACGAGTCTTAA
- the acs gene encoding acetate--CoA ligase, producing MSQVHKHAIPSAIAEHALISPTQYQQYYQQSVQDPETFWGEQGKILDWIKPYSRVKNTSFDPGHISIRWFEDGTLNLAANCLDRHLAERGDQTAIIWEGDDPTQSKKVTYKQLHHDVCQFANVLKKLGVKKGDVVAIYMPMVPEAAVAMLACARIGAVHSVIFGGFSPEAVAGRIIDSNSKLVITADEGLRAGRAVPLKKNVDDALKNPGVKSVANVVVFQRTGKPGYWQEGRDLWWHELTEGVSADCPPEEMNAEDPLFILYTSGSTGKPKGVLHTTGGYLVYAALTFKYVFDYHDGDVYWCTADVGWVTGHSYLLYGPLACGAITLMFEGVPNYPGVNRLSQVIDKHQVNILYTAPTAIRALMAEGDKAIEGTKRDSLRIMGSVGEPINPEAWEWYYNKIGNGKCPIVDTWWQTETGGFMITPLPGATELKAGSATRPFFGVQPALVDNVGTPQEGACEGNLVITDSWPGQARTLFGDHDRFEQTYFSTFKGMYFSGDGARRDEDGYYWITGRVDDVLNVSGHRLGTAEIESALVSHPKIAEAAVVGIPHNIKGQAIYAYITLNHGEEPSPELYTEVRNWVRKEIGPIATPDVLHWTDSLPKTRSGKIMRRILRKIAAGDTSNLGDTSTLADPAVVDKLLEEKQSMKVPS from the coding sequence ATGAGCCAAGTGCATAAACACGCTATTCCTTCTGCAATTGCAGAACACGCCCTGATCAGTCCGACACAATATCAACAATATTATCAACAATCTGTGCAAGACCCAGAAACGTTCTGGGGCGAGCAGGGAAAAATTCTCGACTGGATAAAGCCTTATAGCCGGGTAAAAAACACCTCGTTTGATCCGGGCCATATCAGCATTCGCTGGTTTGAAGACGGTACCCTGAACCTGGCGGCCAACTGCCTCGATCGCCACCTGGCCGAACGTGGTGACCAAACCGCCATCATCTGGGAAGGTGACGATCCCACCCAGTCAAAAAAAGTGACCTACAAACAACTGCACCACGATGTCTGCCAGTTCGCCAACGTGCTGAAAAAGCTGGGCGTTAAAAAAGGTGACGTCGTGGCTATCTATATGCCGATGGTACCGGAAGCCGCGGTGGCCATGCTGGCCTGCGCCCGCATCGGGGCCGTGCATTCGGTCATCTTTGGCGGTTTCTCACCGGAAGCGGTCGCCGGACGCATTATCGATTCCAACTCAAAACTGGTTATTACCGCTGACGAAGGCCTGCGTGCCGGACGTGCCGTACCCTTGAAGAAAAACGTCGATGATGCGCTGAAGAATCCTGGTGTGAAAAGCGTCGCCAACGTTGTGGTGTTCCAGCGCACCGGCAAACCGGGCTATTGGCAGGAAGGCCGCGATTTGTGGTGGCATGAGCTGACCGAAGGCGTCTCAGCCGACTGCCCGCCGGAAGAGATGAATGCGGAAGATCCGCTGTTTATCCTTTATACCTCAGGTTCAACCGGTAAACCCAAGGGTGTGCTGCACACCACCGGCGGCTACCTGGTTTATGCCGCCCTGACCTTTAAGTACGTGTTCGATTACCACGATGGCGACGTGTACTGGTGTACCGCCGACGTCGGTTGGGTCACCGGCCACAGCTATCTGCTGTACGGCCCACTGGCCTGTGGCGCCATTACCCTGATGTTTGAAGGTGTGCCGAACTACCCTGGCGTTAACCGTCTGTCACAGGTGATCGACAAGCATCAGGTCAATATTCTGTACACCGCGCCCACCGCCATTCGTGCCCTGATGGCTGAAGGCGACAAAGCGATCGAAGGCACCAAACGCGACTCGCTGCGTATCATGGGATCGGTGGGTGAGCCAATCAACCCGGAAGCCTGGGAGTGGTATTACAATAAAATCGGCAACGGCAAATGCCCCATCGTAGACACCTGGTGGCAGACCGAAACCGGCGGCTTTATGATCACCCCACTACCGGGCGCCACCGAGCTGAAAGCTGGCTCGGCAACGCGTCCGTTCTTCGGCGTACAGCCGGCGCTGGTCGATAATGTCGGCACGCCGCAAGAAGGTGCCTGCGAAGGCAATCTGGTGATCACCGACTCCTGGCCTGGTCAGGCGCGAACCCTGTTCGGCGATCACGATCGCTTCGAGCAAACCTACTTCTCCACCTTTAAAGGCATGTATTTCAGCGGTGACGGCGCGCGCCGTGACGAAGACGGATACTACTGGATCACTGGCCGCGTCGACGACGTACTGAACGTGTCCGGCCACCGTCTGGGCACCGCCGAAATCGAATCCGCCCTGGTCTCTCACCCGAAAATTGCCGAAGCGGCGGTAGTCGGCATTCCGCATAACATTAAAGGCCAGGCAATTTACGCCTATATCACGCTCAATCACGGCGAGGAACCTTCGCCTGAGCTTTATACCGAAGTCCGTAACTGGGTACGTAAAGAAATAGGGCCGATCGCTACCCCGGACGTGCTGCACTGGACAGATTCCCTGCCCAAAACGCGCTCCGGCAAGATCATGCGCCGTATCTTGCGCAAAATTGCCGCCGGCGATACCAGCAACCTGGGGGATACCTCAACGCTGGCGGATCCGGCCGTAGTCGACAAGCTGTTGGAAGAAAAACAATCAATGAAAGTGCCGTCATAA